The Dromaius novaehollandiae isolate bDroNov1 chromosome 9, bDroNov1.hap1, whole genome shotgun sequence nucleotide sequence GAGTTTACATATTTCAGTGCCTACACCTATCTGGTTTTGAAACTTTGAGATTTGGCCCTAACACAGTctataatgattttaaaattccTCAGAAATTTGTAAAATGTTCCTGCCAGCAATTAATTGTAACTAACTTCTGAGTATGCAGAGGCTGATACTGCGGTAGAATCTGTCAGGGCACATCTCTGAAATCATTTAGAGGCTGTGGAAGTTTTTTGATTTATAATAATACGTTGTTAAGCAGACATGTTTTGCATTACTGGAATCAAATTCTGAGGTAAAGTGAGCACCTTAACCCCCTTTCCTTTGGTGGGAGTTTCCAGCTATTCATCAAGCATTGGACCAAAGATACAAGAATACATCCTTAGCAAAACTGAGTAGATGGGGCCAGATCTTACTGCCAGTTCTTGAATAgctgcactgaagtcaatggaattacTCCAGTTACCCATCACCATAAGTAAAATCACATTTTGACCCATGTATCTTATATCAGTACAACCTACCTATGCTATAAACCATTTTGTGCTACCCACAGTGAGCTACAGGAGGTACGGTCcagtacaaaatattttctagcAATTAGTGCAAAATATGTACAACTGAAATGAACTGAATGCAATTCCATGAAATGCAAAAAATTAGAAAGGCCACGGGTGCTTAAGTATACTCTGAGTTTCTGTTGGGCTGACATTAGAGATCAGCATTATAGGAGAGTGATTCTTCTCCTTTTTGCTGCACAAGGTTTAGATTCAAAATCCCTCTTGGAGCTGGAACTAGCCTCATCAAAACCAGTGGAAAACAGCAAAGAAGGCCCAACACAAAAGCGAGCACAAGAAGTATGGGAACTGGGATGCAGACTTGATTGCATTAAAttcattggaagaaaaaaaatgattgaCTCCAAGGCAGGGAGGCTTTCAGTCACAATGTGCTCAAGAATACTtacagaagggaaaggaaaagtcaATTTAAACAAATTTTGTTATTTCTGTGAGTGGAGTTCCTGGTCCAGAGTGCTAGTTAAACTAGCATAAATTCAAATTAATTGCACAGAAGTCTTTGAGTTTTGCTCAGGTTTACGTGCGGAGCAAGATTACACTCACTTTCCTAAATGAATACCTGAGCACATTTAAATCTCTGAATAACATGGCTAAACAGTCAGTGTAAAatatatctcttttttttaatgcgtGATCACCATAAACcttcattaagaaaaagactCTTTCTAAGAAAAGATCTTGACTCTTAGATAAATTACTTAAAAATTTAATAGCTACCTCATACTGTGTCATCCAGAACATAAACTTTACTGTAATACAGAATACAAAAGCACTGCACCTCTCAAGCCGAGTTTAATcccaaagagaagagagaaaagcagtatATGTGGTTAATTTCAAACAGAGTCATATGTGTGCATGCTGCTGACGGCTTGAACAATAGCCAGAGATTCAGAGATTTGTTGGCTTTTCCTCCAacctattaattatttttaatggtaggatttttttttttttttgaaagctaatAGTATTATCCTACATGAGATAATGccaattctttttcttcctgagttCATTCTGAAAGTCTGACTCTCAGCTGGACTATACAGCAGTAGACTCATTTGCTTCAGTTTCTGCACatactgcatttcttttgtaTACATTACCTGTAGATACAATGACAGTCAGATATCACCATCTTGTGTATTTATCTATTACTGAGATTGTTTTTCAAGTATCTCTTTTGTTAAGTTTTCTATCGTTTCAAAAAACTCTTTGAATCTTTTATGTACGTAGCTCTTCAAGGTCATATcagtagttttaaaatatttctccccACAGGACTTTTTCAAAGAGCAATAGCTCAAAGTGGAACAGCTCTCTCCAGCTGGGCAGTTAGTTTTCAACCTGCAAAATACGCCAGGATGTTGGCTACAAAAGTTGGTTGCAACATGTCAGACACTGTCGAGTTGGTAGAATGTCTGCAGAAGAAGCCTTATAGAGAACTTGTTGACCAGGACATTCAACCAGCAAGATACCATATAGCCTTTGGACCAGTAATTGATGGGGATGTGATACCAGATGATCCTCAGATATTGATGGAACAAGGAGAATTTCTCAATTATGACATAATGTTGGGAGTTAACCAAGGGGAAGGGTTGAAATTTGTTGAAAATATTGTGGATAGTGAAGATGGCATATCAGCTAGTGATTTTGACTTTGCAGTTTCTAATTTTGTGGATAACTTATATGGATACCCTGAAGGAAAAGATATATTGAGGGAAACTATTAAATTTATGTACACGGACTGGGCAGATCGACACAATCCTGAGACCAGAAGGAAAACATTGCTGGCTTTGTTTACTGATCACCAGTGGGTTGCACCAGCAGTGGCTACAGCAGATCTTCACTCAAATTTTGGGTCGCCTACATATTTCTATGCCTTCTACCACCATTGCCAGACAGATCAGGTACCTGCATGGGCAGACGCAGCTCATGGAGATGAGGTTCCTTATGTACTAGGAATTCCCATGATTGGTCCTACTGAATTGTTTCCCTGTAATTTCTCCAAAAATGATGTCATGCTAAGTGCAGTGGTGATGACGTACTGGACAAACTTTGCAAAAACTGGGTGAGTACCAGATAAAGAATAATCTTGTATATAAACTCGGGACCTAACTATGCAATCCTTTCCCTTGGTTATGTCCCTTGGGAATACTTCTGTATTTGCATGCACAAGAATTGGGCTGGACATTTATGTTCTTTATAACGTCCCTCAGCTCACTTGCACATTCcagcaaaaagagggaaaaatatctTTGTGACCATTCTGCATGAAGTAATTCACAAATTACTTTctacataaaaataattaaggGATCCTCTGAAAAGTGCAAAGCTGAACATATATATGTGTAGTTACAAATGCTTACATCAGTAATTAGCTTTACTCCAATACTGATGATATTTTGATCCTATAAGATAGGAAATGACACAAATATTGCATCAAACATAATATAGATTATTTtgatcatttattttgttttaaaatgagaattcTGACTGTAAAATATGTGATTCAGAACTTGAGAAGTATCAACATTTGCAGCAATTTTCTGGTAGTTCAAAACTAGATTTCACTGGTAGTTCACAACAATTTTCTACCTTCAGCTATTGGACTATGTTATGTGTTTTACTGGCTTATGCACTGCTGTGATCTTTCACCTCTGGAAGGCCACAGATACTGCATATGAATAGAAACGCTGAGCTTTAAGctactaaaaagagaaaaaagcttaGCGGCCTCTCACACTGGTCTCTCAGAGACATTTGTCCACATCACCACACCACTGGCAAACTGTCCTCAGCAGTAAAAGATTTCAGTGTGAGAGATACTGCCATTTGGGGAGCAAGGGAGGTCGCTGAAGTCAAAGTAAAAGaaagttgtgtgtgtgtataatgtTGTTTCTAAGCAATGTTTTTAAGGCCTCTAATTTTAGGAAGCAGAATCTGCCTCTGTCAAAGGCAGATTGAAACATTAAGtgtaaaatgttaattttataaTTCCTTTTGCAATACTGTGtaacatttcagattttctttttcttagtgaCCCAAATCAGCCAGTGCCACAAGATACAAAATTCATTCACACAAAACCGAATCGTTTTGAAGAAGTAGCGTGGACCAGATATTCTCAGAAAGACCAGCTGTATCTTCACATTGGATTAAAACCACGAGTGAAAGAACATTATAGGGCCAATAAAGTGAACCTTTGGTTGGAACTGGTACCTCATCTGCACAATCTTAACGACATTTCACAGTATACCTCTACCACAACTAAAGTGCCATCAACTGACAATACTTTCAGACCAACAAGGAAAAATTCTGTTTCTGTTACTTCAGCCTTTCCTACAGCCAAACAAGATGATCCCAAGCAACAGCCGAGCCCATTTTCAGTGGATCAAAGGGACTATTCAACAGAATTGAGTGTTACCATTGCAGTTGGCGCATCTTTGCTGTTCCTGAACATTTTGGCCTTTGCAGCACTGTACTACAAAAAAGACAAGCGGAGACATGATGTTCATAGGAGATGTAGCCCACAACGTACTACTACCAATGATCTTACCCATGCACAAGAAGAGGAGATAATGTCCCTCCAAATGAAGCACACTGACTTGGATCATGAATGTGAGTCCATCCATCCACATGAGGTGGTTCTTAGGACCGCCTGCCCCCCAGACTACACGCTAGCTATGAGAAGGTCTCCTGACGATATTCCCTTAATGACACCCAACACCATCACAATGATTCCCAACACTATACCAGGGATTCAGCCCCTACACACATTCAACACATTTACTGGAGGACAGAACAATACTCTGCCCCATCCTCATCCCCACCCCCATTCACACTCAACAACCAGGGTATAGCCAGACAAGACgaaacaaactttattttttgaTGGATTACAGTAGGTGATATTACTGAAGATTACTTGGCTTTCAACCTACAAGACTCTTACTATTTAAATATGGAGGAATATTATGTGAATATACATATCAAGAACTTTTGgggttttgaaaaaaatgaattgtacATATATCAAATGaacttaagaaacaaacaaaaaaaaaaacaaaaacccaactgtTTGCAATTGCTTGAAGCAGTTGTCCTGAATGATACTTTTTCATTCACATTCAAGTATTAATTTTTTGAAGATTTAAGTTAGATAATGGAATTAGGCATGTGCAACACAAACAGGAAAGAACTATGACTGAAATTTAAAATACCTATAAATATGCACAAGGGACACACTAATGGAATGTCAGATAATTTTCACCAGTTTTTATTTGGACCTGTTTTATTGTGTAGACCATATTTACATATTTGAATAAGTACACAAAGCACCAATGCTGTTAAGGCCTTAGAAAGGGGCTCTTGCTGAAATCTGCCAGTCAGACAAAGAAGTTTTACAGCCTGGCAGGTACAACGTTATCACATAAGTGCTGTCAGTATAAAAGTTGTGGGAATAAAGGAAACTGGATATTTTTAGCACGATGTGCATGATAATTTATATGCTTGGTGGCTGTGCTGCTGATTAAGCCGTAATTAAAATTCTTCTCATCCCATTGGAGTTTTTAATAGAAGCTTTCTCCATCAATTGGCACAACCTAAAGAAGATTTTTAAAGGGGCAAAAGtaattacagtaaaatatttCACAGTAGCTTCAGTAATAAAAGGAATTGCAACAGTTCTTAAAGGTATTTGATGGTATTCTAGGTATACAGTGGTGAACACTCGCTGATATGAATCCCAGAATAGAATTCTGTATTGTtcgtgttctttttcttttccacctaAACAATTTCTAACTTTAACATAACTGTAACTTTAATGGAATCTCCCTTGATGAAATATTTATAATCTGCTGTTACAATTTATTCAGTTCAAATTGGTAAGGTAAAGTGTGTCCAAAGATTCAATTgcagtgatattttaaaatatcaagatGCCCCAATATTACCACTCTGATTACAGCTCTCAGTTTATTGTTTGAACTCATGTTGCATGTGACAAAGTTTACTTATAATACTTTAATATAAAGTTAGTTCCCTTTTGGCTATACATTAGCTTTGCCATTCGAACGAATTCACTAGACAAGGTCGCAACAGCGTAGATAAAAGAGGGTAGGTAAGGATGGGGAGAGCGCCAACAActggaaattttaaaatctgaatactGCATATGTTTGTGTGATTTTAAATGAATGTTCTAAAATCACAAGAAATTTTTCATTCCCCTGTTGCTTTCCAGTAATTATATATGACGGTCCTTTCAAAATGTTTGTATATGTAATCAGatgtacatttatataaaagaaataattgaGATGGACTTAAGAGCACATCCCTGATAAATACTTTCTCTCTTACCTGTACTATATTTCTATTAGACTAAagttatgtgatttttttttacattttttcaaattACTAGCAATTTTGATAGTTTGTAAGATAATGCGAAGAACTTTCTCTGACAAACTAACTGCAgtaacagaaacatttcttttcagttaCTCTTTTTCAAGAATGAAAGCTTATTACACACAAAAAATTGTATACTACTTGATGGAAAATTACTTTGTACTTCTTGGCCATATTACTGGTCACTGAGTGAAATAAAGATAATCTGGATAACGAATATTATTCCAATGCTAAGAGACCTGATCTTTGCTCATTAAAGAGCTAAAATGTTTATtgctgttttgtcattttttaatgaagtaatGGTAACTGTCTCAAATAAAGAGTAATATCTTAAGACCAGTCTGGTTTTTGAAGACATGAACATGCCTTCTACAAATAAAACAACTGCATATTTATAGGCCAGTCCCATCTAAAACcattttttacaaaaatatggGCATTGTGAATCTATGATGTCATTGTATTACACACAAATCTCCAATAGTTTTTGGGAATAAGTTAAAAATGTAAGTATCAAGaatgagaaaagcaaaggaaCAGGCCTAATTGAAATAAATCTGCAGTATTGCATGACAGGAAAATTCACCTGGTTTTCACTGTTTGGGTGATTGAACTTTCATAAAATGATTGCTAGAAAGTTCAAAGTGTTTACTGACATCAAGCACAAACTTTAAAACTGTAGCAAAATAAAGTACTACAATCTCAGTCATTTTATTtagctaaaaagaacagaaagccaCATGTTTAATTAGTGCATTTTACAATCCCCGGTTTTAAAAGAAGCACTTTTTGGTAGA carries:
- the NLGN1 gene encoding neuroligin-1 isoform X1 codes for the protein MAFPRSVWLNCVWRAMVVRLLHMGLNATFALCTLGFLLHAAAVSSQKLDDTNPVVTTNFGKIRGIKKELNNEILGPVIQFLGVPYAAPPTGERRFQPPEPPSPWADIKNTTQFAPVCPQNIIEGRLPEVMLPVWFTNNLDVVSTYVQDQNEDCLYLNIYVPTEDGPLTKKQTDDLGDNDGAEDEDIRDSGGPKPVMVYIHGGSYMEGTGNLYDGSVLASYGNVIVITVNYRLGVLGFLSTGDQAAKGNYGLLDLIQALRWTSENIGFFGGDPLRITVFGSGAGGSCVNLLTLSHYSEGNRWSNSTKGLFQRAIAQSGTALSSWAVSFQPAKYARMLATKVGCNMSDTVELVECLQKKPYRELVDQDIQPARYHIAFGPVIDGDVIPDDPQILMEQGEFLNYDIMLGVNQGEGLKFVENIVDSEDGISASDFDFAVSNFVDNLYGYPEGKDILRETIKFMYTDWADRHNPETRRKTLLALFTDHQWVAPAVATADLHSNFGSPTYFYAFYHHCQTDQVPAWADAAHGDEVPYVLGIPMIGPTELFPCNFSKNDVMLSAVVMTYWTNFAKTGDPNQPVPQDTKFIHTKPNRFEEVAWTRYSQKDQLYLHIGLKPRVKEHYRANKVNLWLELVPHLHNLNDISQYTSTTTKVPSTDNTFRPTRKNSVSVTSAFPTAKQDDPKQQPSPFSVDQRDYSTELSVTIAVGASLLFLNILAFAALYYKKDKRRHDVHRRCSPQRTTTNDLTHAQEEEIMSLQMKHTDLDHECESIHPHEVVLRTACPPDYTLAMRRSPDDIPLMTPNTITMIPNTIPGIQPLHTFNTFTGGQNNTLPHPHPHPHSHSTTRV
- the NLGN1 gene encoding neuroligin-1 isoform X3, producing the protein MAFPRSVWLNCVWRAMVVRLLHMGLNATFALCTLGFLLHAAAVSSQKLDDTNPVVTTNFGKIRGIKKELNNEILGPVIQFLGVPYAAPPTGERRFQPPEPPSPWADIKNTTQFAPVCPQNIIEGRLPEVMLPVWFTNNLDVVSTYVQDQNEDCLYLNIYVPTEDDIRDSGGPKPVMVYIHGGSYMEGTGNLYDGSVLASYGNVIVITVNYRLGVLGFLSTGDQAAKGNYGLLDLIQALRWTSENIGFFGGDPLRITVFGSGAGGSCVNLLTLSHYSEGNRWSNSTKGLFQRAIAQSGTALSSWAVSFQPAKYARMLATKVGCNMSDTVELVECLQKKPYRELVDQDIQPARYHIAFGPVIDGDVIPDDPQILMEQGEFLNYDIMLGVNQGEGLKFVENIVDSEDGISASDFDFAVSNFVDNLYGYPEGKDILRETIKFMYTDWADRHNPETRRKTLLALFTDHQWVAPAVATADLHSNFGSPTYFYAFYHHCQTDQVPAWADAAHGDEVPYVLGIPMIGPTELFPCNFSKNDVMLSAVVMTYWTNFAKTGDPNQPVPQDTKFIHTKPNRFEEVAWTRYSQKDQLYLHIGLKPRVKEHYRANKVNLWLELVPHLHNLNDISQYTSTTTKVPSTDNTFRPTRKNSVSVTSAFPTAKQDDPKQQPSPFSVDQRDYSTELSVTIAVGASLLFLNILAFAALYYKKDKRRHDVHRRCSPQRTTTNDLTHAQEEEIMSLQMKHTDLDHECESIHPHEVVLRTACPPDYTLAMRRSPDDIPLMTPNTITMIPNTIPGIQPLHTFNTFTGGQNNTLPHPHPHPHSHSTTRV
- the NLGN1 gene encoding neuroligin-1 isoform X2 produces the protein MAFPRSVWLNCVWRAMVVRLLHMGLNATFALCTLGFLLHAAAVSSQKLDDTNPVVTTNFGKIRGIKKELNNEILGPVIQFLGVPYAAPPTGERRFQPPEPPSPWADIKNTTQFAPVCPQNIIEGRLPEVMLPVWFTNNLDVVSTYVQDQNEDCLYLNIYVPTEDGPLTKKQTDDLGDNDGAEDEDIRDSGGPKPVMVYIHGGSYMEGTGNLYDGSVLASYGNVIVITVNYRLGVLGFLSTGDQAAKGNYGLLDLIQALRWTSENIGFFGGDPLRITVFGSGAGGSCVNLLTLSHYSEGLFQRAIAQSGTALSSWAVSFQPAKYARMLATKVGCNMSDTVELVECLQKKPYRELVDQDIQPARYHIAFGPVIDGDVIPDDPQILMEQGEFLNYDIMLGVNQGEGLKFVENIVDSEDGISASDFDFAVSNFVDNLYGYPEGKDILRETIKFMYTDWADRHNPETRRKTLLALFTDHQWVAPAVATADLHSNFGSPTYFYAFYHHCQTDQVPAWADAAHGDEVPYVLGIPMIGPTELFPCNFSKNDVMLSAVVMTYWTNFAKTGDPNQPVPQDTKFIHTKPNRFEEVAWTRYSQKDQLYLHIGLKPRVKEHYRANKVNLWLELVPHLHNLNDISQYTSTTTKVPSTDNTFRPTRKNSVSVTSAFPTAKQDDPKQQPSPFSVDQRDYSTELSVTIAVGASLLFLNILAFAALYYKKDKRRHDVHRRCSPQRTTTNDLTHAQEEEIMSLQMKHTDLDHECESIHPHEVVLRTACPPDYTLAMRRSPDDIPLMTPNTITMIPNTIPGIQPLHTFNTFTGGQNNTLPHPHPHPHSHSTTRV
- the NLGN1 gene encoding neuroligin-1 isoform X4; this encodes MAFPRSVWLNCVWRAMVVRLLHMGLNATFALCTLGFLLHAAAVSSQKLDDTNPVVTTNFGKIRGIKKELNNEILGPVIQFLGVPYAAPPTGERRFQPPEPPSPWADIKNTTQFAPVCPQNIIEGRLPEVMLPVWFTNNLDVVSTYVQDQNEDCLYLNIYVPTEDDIRDSGGPKPVMVYIHGGSYMEGTGNLYDGSVLASYGNVIVITVNYRLGVLGFLSTGDQAAKGNYGLLDLIQALRWTSENIGFFGGDPLRITVFGSGAGGSCVNLLTLSHYSEGLFQRAIAQSGTALSSWAVSFQPAKYARMLATKVGCNMSDTVELVECLQKKPYRELVDQDIQPARYHIAFGPVIDGDVIPDDPQILMEQGEFLNYDIMLGVNQGEGLKFVENIVDSEDGISASDFDFAVSNFVDNLYGYPEGKDILRETIKFMYTDWADRHNPETRRKTLLALFTDHQWVAPAVATADLHSNFGSPTYFYAFYHHCQTDQVPAWADAAHGDEVPYVLGIPMIGPTELFPCNFSKNDVMLSAVVMTYWTNFAKTGDPNQPVPQDTKFIHTKPNRFEEVAWTRYSQKDQLYLHIGLKPRVKEHYRANKVNLWLELVPHLHNLNDISQYTSTTTKVPSTDNTFRPTRKNSVSVTSAFPTAKQDDPKQQPSPFSVDQRDYSTELSVTIAVGASLLFLNILAFAALYYKKDKRRHDVHRRCSPQRTTTNDLTHAQEEEIMSLQMKHTDLDHECESIHPHEVVLRTACPPDYTLAMRRSPDDIPLMTPNTITMIPNTIPGIQPLHTFNTFTGGQNNTLPHPHPHPHSHSTTRV